A genome region from Erigeron canadensis isolate Cc75 chromosome 3, C_canadensis_v1, whole genome shotgun sequence includes the following:
- the LOC122591672 gene encoding uncharacterized protein LOC122591672 encodes MPLTDLVRLTPGYARHIRDMLKEDRVLKGVHGVEEVKGILEEEDEFITPKLEDPRSFVIPCTLRNKITCDCLADLGASINLMPWSIYIQLSNEALDTTMMTIKLADQTFQRPLGKTDKIIMTVGDLHFQAEFVVMNIPEDKKVPIILGRPFLNTAKAIIEVAEHRITIGNGRRKLSLTMEGDPDLGKDEIGKLAEEVEIVETDNKTNQEIEEILGIGSPERPWDLGELEENEFDGTLVQAPNNLVTSLEQPPTDLEMKPLPQGLEYAYLQGKS; translated from the coding sequence ATGCCGCTCACGGATTTGGTTAGGTTGACACCAGGATACGCGAGGCACATAAGGGACATGCTAAAGGAAGACAGGGTGTTGAAAGGTGTGCACGGAGTAGAGGAAGTCAAGGGAATTctggaagaagaagatgagttCATCACACCAAAGTTGGAAGATCCGAGAAGCTTTGTCATACCTTGCACGTTAAGAAACAAAATAACTTGTGATTGTTTAGCAGACTTAGGAGCCAGTATTAACCTCATGCCTTGGTCTATCTACATTCAATTAAGTAATGAGGCTTTAGATACGACCATGATGACCATTAAGTTAGCAGACCAGACCTTTCAACGTCCCTTAGGAAAGACTGATAAGATAATCATGACAGTAGGAGACCTGCATTTTCAAGCAGAATTCGTGGTCATGAACATTCCGGAAGATAAGAAAGTACCAATAATCTTAGGTAGACCTTTCTTAAACACCGCCAAAGCTATTATAGAAGTAGCAGAACATAGGATCACCATAGGAAATGGTAGGAGGAAGCTGAGTTTGACCATGGAAGGAGATCCAGACCTAGGAAAAGATGAGATAGGAAAACTTGCCGAAGAAGTCGAGATAGTGGAAACAGACAACAAAACAAATCAGGAGATAGAAGAAATCTTAGGAATAGGATCGCCGGAACGTCCTTGGGATTTAGGAGAATTAGAGGAAAATGAATTTGATGGAACCTTAGTGCAAGCACCAAATAACTTAGTAACCTCGCTAGAACAACCGCCTACAGATCTAGAAATGAAACCGTTACCGCAAGGATTGGAGTATGCCTACCTGCAAGGGAAGTCGTAA